Below is a genomic region from Sphingomonas mesophila.
TTTGCTTTTTCAACTAAAGCTGCGAATGCAACTTTGTCGAATACAGCGATGTCAGCTAAAATCTTACGGTCGATTTCAACAGAAGCTTTTTTCAAGCCGTTGATGAATTTGCTGTAAGATAAACCGTTTTGACGTGCTGCAGCGTTGATACGTGCAATCCATAATTGACGGAATTGACGTTTACGTTGACGACGGTCACGGTAAGCATATTGACCAGCTTTAATTACAGCTTGGAACGCAACGCGATAAACACGTGAACGCGCACCATAATAACCTTTAGCAGCCTTAAGAACTTTCTTATGGCGTGCTCTTGCAATAACACCACGTTTTACACGAGCCATTATTAAATCTCCTAATGTATATAATTAACTAAAATTCACTAAAGTACGTTTTAACTTGACTCAACGCTTATGCGTATGGTAAGCACGCTACTACTAATACTTGGTCTGCTTTCGCTACCATTGATTTGTGGCGTAAGTGACGTTTACGTTTAGTGGTTTTCTTAGTCAAAATATGACGTAAGTGAGATTGTTTACGTTTGAAACCGCCTGAAGCTGTTTTCTTGAAAC
It encodes:
- the rplT gene encoding 50S ribosomal protein L20, which encodes MARVKRGVIARARHKKVLKAAKGYYGARSRVYRVAFQAVIKAGQYAYRDRRQRKRQFRQLWIARINAAARQNGLSYSKFINGLKKASVEIDRKILADIAVFDKVAFAALVEKA
- the rpmI gene encoding 50S ribosomal protein L35, with amino-acid sequence MPKIKTVRGAAKRFKKTASGGFKRKQSHLRHILTKKTTKRKRHLRHKSMVAKADQVLVVACLPYA